Proteins co-encoded in one Halostella limicola genomic window:
- a CDS encoding HalOD1 output domain-containing protein has translation MSVNLPTTVERSAENESLPETVVWAVADAKGVDPMDIDVPLYDSVDPDALERLFGEDSPQFDARLTFTLADCDVVIRGDRTVVVRPPNDATAAATATAVSQD, from the coding sequence ATGAGCGTGAACCTACCGACCACCGTCGAACGCAGTGCGGAAAACGAGTCCCTCCCGGAGACCGTCGTCTGGGCCGTCGCCGACGCCAAGGGCGTAGATCCCATGGACATCGACGTGCCCCTCTACGACAGTGTCGACCCGGACGCGCTGGAGCGCCTGTTCGGGGAGGACTCTCCGCAGTTCGACGCTCGGCTCACGTTCACGCTCGCGGACTGCGACGTCGTGATTCGCGGCGACCGCACCGTCGTCGTTCGACCCCCCAACGACGCGACGGCCGCCGCGACCGCGACCGCGGTCTCGCAGGACTGA
- a CDS encoding PAS domain S-box protein encodes MRRKSLSAASVAVVADGATADAVADAVRDTGISIEFFETGRGSRGLDPDEIDCLVCADAAVLDALRERFPDVAAVVYAAAEEAAVDDVFDASAEFVDRESAASDRLLVHAIERAVRGDERPSDDGADAEATAATRSEAHLQALADAASDAIVTIDANSEIRYVNPAVEEVFGYAPEELIGESLSLLMSDEMAERHREGMDRYLRSGERALNWDYLELPGRRRDGSTIELGVSFSEFRYDGDRLFTGIIRDVTEQVEHQRELAAVAEVTQGLSAAETRTEICEAVVDAAEAKFDAPAAMVALYDESGGELRPVAESPEGALSDELLGDSVENPLWETFATYEPTEFAVGEGFRGFCVPLGKHGVVVWTATGDDFTPRERDTVRILAEGVRAALDRADREESLRERTSALEARTASLDRTAAVADVLGGSVDVAVSADSEREVLRGVCERITAAEPFAFAWVGEDDPATEDVIPTVSAGEGEGYLEQISVTVDESPHGQGPAGRALQEGTVQTQNDVLGDPPFDPWRQAALEREFRSVIAVPIRGYDVPRRVLVVYATEPDAFGERERRAFGAVGDLTGYALGNVERRRAIASDSSTELELRVGDDVPPVALAGAAGTELEFERVCLDDDGVRTIVLVPDGAADDLLAATDDRADVRGSSVVDRSDGSVRIEVVFDEDGFFGELLERNALPRDGTTDGDGLRLVVELPSPIDVDSFVRWLRQRYDAAPVARRELDRPVRSRRRFRSMVESSLTDRQNEVLEAAFYGGYFDWPRERTGQEIADTLGVSQPTVNRHLRAAERKLLTLLFDEE; translated from the coding sequence ATGAGACGGAAATCCCTCTCCGCCGCGTCGGTCGCCGTCGTGGCCGACGGGGCGACCGCGGACGCCGTCGCCGACGCCGTCCGCGACACGGGCATCTCGATCGAGTTCTTCGAGACCGGCCGCGGCTCGCGCGGCCTCGATCCGGACGAGATCGACTGCCTCGTCTGCGCGGACGCGGCCGTTCTCGACGCGCTCCGCGAGCGCTTTCCCGACGTCGCTGCGGTCGTCTACGCGGCGGCGGAGGAGGCTGCCGTCGACGACGTGTTCGACGCCAGCGCCGAGTTCGTCGACCGGGAGAGCGCGGCGAGCGACCGTCTCCTCGTGCACGCGATCGAACGCGCGGTGCGGGGTGACGAGCGCCCGTCGGACGACGGTGCCGACGCCGAGGCGACGGCCGCGACGCGGAGCGAGGCGCACCTGCAGGCGCTCGCCGACGCCGCGTCCGACGCGATCGTCACGATCGACGCGAACAGCGAGATCCGGTACGTCAACCCGGCGGTCGAGGAGGTGTTCGGCTACGCGCCCGAGGAGCTGATCGGCGAATCGCTCTCCCTCCTCATGTCCGACGAGATGGCCGAGCGCCACCGCGAGGGGATGGACCGCTACCTCCGGTCGGGGGAGCGAGCGTTGAACTGGGACTACCTCGAACTCCCCGGCCGACGCCGCGACGGATCGACGATCGAACTCGGCGTCTCGTTCAGCGAGTTCCGGTACGACGGCGACCGGCTCTTCACGGGGATCATCCGCGACGTCACCGAGCAGGTCGAGCACCAGCGGGAACTCGCTGCCGTCGCGGAGGTGACGCAGGGGCTGTCGGCCGCCGAGACCCGGACAGAGATCTGCGAGGCGGTCGTCGACGCGGCCGAGGCGAAGTTCGACGCGCCCGCGGCGATGGTCGCCCTCTACGACGAGAGCGGCGGCGAACTCCGGCCGGTCGCGGAATCACCGGAGGGCGCGCTCTCCGACGAATTGCTCGGCGACTCGGTCGAGAACCCGCTCTGGGAGACGTTCGCCACGTACGAACCGACGGAGTTCGCGGTCGGCGAGGGATTCCGGGGGTTCTGCGTTCCGCTCGGCAAGCACGGCGTCGTCGTCTGGACGGCGACCGGCGACGACTTCACCCCCCGGGAGCGCGACACCGTCCGCATCCTCGCCGAGGGCGTCCGAGCAGCCCTCGACCGGGCGGACCGGGAGGAATCGCTGCGCGAACGGACCTCCGCGCTGGAGGCCCGGACCGCCTCGCTCGACCGAACGGCGGCGGTCGCCGACGTGCTCGGCGGCAGCGTCGACGTCGCCGTGAGCGCGGATTCCGAGCGCGAGGTCCTCCGCGGCGTCTGCGAGCGGATCACCGCTGCGGAGCCATTCGCGTTCGCCTGGGTCGGCGAGGACGACCCTGCCACCGAGGACGTGATCCCGACGGTCTCGGCCGGCGAGGGCGAGGGGTACCTGGAGCAGATATCGGTAACCGTCGACGAGAGCCCGCACGGGCAGGGTCCGGCCGGCCGAGCACTTCAGGAGGGGACGGTGCAGACGCAGAACGACGTACTCGGAGACCCTCCGTTCGATCCCTGGCGGCAGGCCGCGCTGGAACGCGAGTTCCGCTCGGTCATCGCCGTTCCGATCCGCGGCTACGACGTTCCCCGCCGCGTGCTGGTCGTCTACGCGACCGAACCGGACGCGTTCGGCGAGCGCGAGCGGCGGGCGTTCGGCGCGGTCGGCGACCTAACCGGGTACGCGCTCGGAAACGTCGAGCGCAGGCGCGCTATCGCAAGCGACTCGTCGACCGAACTGGAACTCAGGGTCGGCGACGACGTCCCGCCCGTCGCGCTCGCGGGCGCCGCCGGCACGGAGTTGGAGTTCGAGCGCGTCTGCCTCGATGACGACGGGGTCCGGACGATCGTGCTCGTGCCCGACGGTGCAGCGGACGACCTGCTCGCGGCCACGGACGACCGCGCGGACGTCCGCGGGTCGTCAGTCGTCGACCGGTCCGACGGCTCCGTCCGGATCGAGGTCGTCTTCGACGAGGACGGCTTCTTCGGCGAGCTGCTGGAACGGAACGCGCTCCCCCGCGACGGGACCACCGACGGCGACGGGCTTCGCCTCGTCGTCGAACTCCCGTCTCCGATCGACGTCGACTCGTTCGTCCGGTGGCTCCGGCAGCGGTACGACGCGGCGCCGGTCGCCCGCCGCGAACTCGACCGGCCGGTGCGGTCGAGGCGTCGGTTCCGGTCGATGGTGGAGTCGTCGCTCACCGACCGGCAGAACGAGGTGCTGGAGGCGGCGTTCTACGGTGGCTACTTCGACTGGCCCCGCGAGCGGACCGGGCAGGAGATCGCCGACACGCTCGGCGTCTCGCAGCCGACCGTCAACAGGCATCTGCGGGCCGCGGAGCGCAAACTCCTCACGCTCCTCTTCGACGAGGAGTGA